From a single Parambassis ranga chromosome 2, fParRan2.1, whole genome shotgun sequence genomic region:
- the bloc1s4 gene encoding biogenesis of lysosome-related organelles complex 1 subunit 4, with product MDHQRIDRVGLLSPLEESSAEISRDSGIVSQSASSLSMVSEILSSGTVSQSPSFGAAANVISQSPSLNEAAAAAAEPRTTDQHNTEQDDEVLRYTALDYSSYIRATAGEEILCLEKSLEEMLTRVDEFVGMLDMIRNDTSQIVNENLPQIQQKSEEMRQIYRRIDKLEAFVKMVGANVSAMEEQVTRSEGELGTLPGAFKKILRTMSVPGFLNKPASPRRPAPHQCQEIPSVFRTDDYFTTQLEH from the exons ATGGACCATCAGCGGATTGACAGGGTTGGCCTGCTGTCTCCCTTGGAGGAGTCCAGCGCTGAGATCAGCAGAGACAGCGGCATCGTCTCTCAGAGTGCGAGCAGTTTGTCCATGGTGAGCGAAATCCTCAGCAGCGGGACCGTGTCGCAGAGCCCCAGCTTCGGAGCGGCAGCTAACGTTATTTCCCAAAGCCCGAGCCTAAacgaagcagcagcagcggcagcagagCCTCGGACGACCGACCAGCACAACACCGAGCAGGACGACGAAGTCCTGAGATACACCGCGCTCGATTACTCCTCCTACATCAGGGCGACGGCCGGAGAAGAG ATCCTCTGCTTGGAGAAAAGTTTGGAAGAGATGCTGACAAGAGTAGATGAGTTTGTGGGAATGCTGGATATG ATCCGCAATGATACATCCCAGATAGTGAATGAGAACCTACCTCAAATCCAGCAGAAATCAGAAGAAATGAGACAAATATATAGAAGAATTGACAAGTTAGAG GCCTTTGTAAAGATGGTGGGAGCCAATGTCAGCGCAATGGAGGAGCAGGTCACACGGTCAGAGGGGGAATTAGGAACTTTACCGGGCGCTTTCAAGAAGATCCTCCGCACAATGAGTGTCCCAGGCTTCTTAAAT AAACCAGCCAGTCCAAGGAGACCAGCACCACATCAGTGCCAAGAAATTCCCAGCGTGTTTCGGACAGATGATTATTTCACAACACAGCTGGAACACTGA
- the rrm2b gene encoding ribonucleoside-diphosphate reductase subunit M2 B: MTPTVKRKSDQEMDLINNGFKEKDAEYQNSSETEEEPLLRENPRRFVIFPIQYPDIWKMYKQAQASFWTVEEVDLTKDLAHWDRLKPDEKHFISHVLAFFAASDGIVNENLVQRFSQEVQLPEARSFYSFQILIETVHSEMYSMLINTYIRDLKERDYLFNAVQTMPCVRRKADWALQWINDSKSTFGERIVAFAAVEGIFFSGSFAAIYWLKKRGLMPGLTYSNELISRDEGLHCNFACLLYSYLLKKPSEDRVKDIITKAVSIEQEFLTEALPVDLIGINCVLMKQYIEFVADRLLTDLGLAKVFHTENPFDFMESISLEGKTNFFEKRVAEYQRFGVMSNMMDGEFTLDADF, translated from the exons ATGACACCGACGGTGAAAAGAAAGTCTGATCAGGAAATGGATCTGATAAAT AATGGTTTTAAAGAAAAAGACGCAGAATACCAAAATAGTTCAGAGACTGAAGAAGAGCCTCTGCTCCGAGAGAACCCCAGACGGTTTGTCATCTTCCCGATCCAGTACCCTGACATCTGGAAGATGTACAAGCAGGCACAGGCCTCTTTCTGGACGGTAGAGGAA GTTGATCTAACCAAAGACTTGGCACACTGGGACCGTCTGAAGCCAGATGAGAAACACTTTATCTCCCATGTCTTAGCCTTCTTTGCTGCCAGTGATGGTATTGTCAACGAGAACCTA GTGCAGAGGTTCAGTCAGGAAGTGCAGCTCCCCGAAGCACGTTCCTTCTACAGCTTCCAGATCCTCATCGAGACTGTTCACTCAGAGATGTACAGCATGCTCATCAACACTTACATAAGGGACTTAAAGGAGAG AGACTATCTGTTTAACGCTGTTCAGACCATGCCTTGTGTGAGACGAAAAGCAGACTGGGCCCTCCAGTGGATAAATGACAGCAAATCCACATTTG GGGAGCGTATTGTGGCCTTTGCAGCTGTGGAGGGTATTTTCTTCTCTGGCTCATTTGCTGCCATCTATTGGCTAAAAAAGAGGGGCCTCATGCCTGGCCTTACCTACTCAAATGAGCTGATCAGCAGGGATGAG GGCCTGCACTGTAACTTTGCCTGCCTGCTGTACAGCTATTTGCTTAAAAAGCCATCAGAGGACAGAGTGAAGGACATCATCACCAAAGCTGTCAGCATTGAGCAG GAGTTTCTGACAGAGGCCTTGCCGGTTGATCTCATTGGAATCAACTGTGTTCTCATGAAGCAGTACATTGAATTTGTGGCTGACCGACTTCTCACAGACCTTGGACTGGCCAAG GTTTTCCACACCGAAAATCCATTCGACTTCATGGAATCCATTTCACTGGAGGGGAAGACTAACTTCTTTGAAAAAAGAGTAGCAGAGTATCAGAGATTCGGAGTTATGTCGAACATGATGGATGGAGAATTCACACTGGATGCAGACTTCTAA